The Effusibacillus pohliae DSM 22757 nucleotide sequence CAAGCACGATCTCCCGCCGTTTCAAAGCGGCATCCAGGTTGCTGTAGTAATAGGAAGGTGCCTGCGGCAGACCGGCAAGGAAAGCGGCTTCCCCCAAAGTCAACCGTTCCGCCGGTTTGCCGAAATAAATTTCGGATGCCGCTTCGATCCCGAGGATCGACGGGTGAAAGTTCACTTTGTTCATATACATTTCCAGGATGTCTTCTTTTGTGTAATTCCGTTCGATCTGGATCGCCAGCGCGATTTCCTGGAGCTTGCGGCTGAACGTTTTCGACGGATCGTTCAACAGGGCGTTTTTCGCCAACTGCTGGGTGATCGTGCTGCCGCCTTCCACTTTTCCGCCCGCCAATACGTCCCGGTAGATCGCGCGAGCGATCGACTTGTAGTTGACGCCATTGTGTTCATAAAAATCGCGGTCTTCCGTCGCGATAATCGCTTGTTTCACGTAGTTGGGCAATGCGCTGTAATTGACCGGTTTCCCTTTATCCGCCTGCAATTCGATCGCCGGTGCATTTGGATCTACAACGCTGTATATCTTGGTAATGCCATCCGGCGTTTCCAGCTTTGACGGATCGAGCGCGGGCAGTGCAATCGCACAGCCGACGCCAAGCACGACTGTTCCTGCAATCAACACCGCAAGCAAGATGCTGCGGACCACTTTTTTTCCCATAAGCGGTTTCACCTCTCCCCAGCCATTCTACTGCATTCGCCGCCAATCTTCGAGTTGGAAAATGGCGAAATAATCCCTGAATCTCCCGATTTCACCCGAAATCCTTTGCTTGCTGCCGCTCATGCGCCGCTTATTCCCGGCCACCCGGAGCACACGAACAAAAAAGAGGGAAAATCGTTCCCTCTATTCTAGACGTTTCTGTTATTTAATTCGTTACACCTGCCGGTTTTTGTCCGTACTTCCTGAAAAAAGTGTCCCGCATCATGACCACCCGCTTCGGGCTCGGGTGCTCGCCTTTTTCCGCATACCGCCTGTACCCGATTGGATGGCAGATCCGCAGCATCAGCCGCATGTAAAATGTTTTGACCCTTTTATACCAGGAGTCTTCCAGATCGAACACAGAAAAACCGAGGGAGGCGGCTCCCCGGTGTAGGATGGTGATGCCGACCAACGCTTCGATCGCCCGCCCCTGCGGGCTCCGTTTCAGGAAATCGGCCAAAAGCGGCAGCGATTTGCGGACTTCCCGCAACGCCACAAGTCCCATTTGGACTTCCGATGTCATGACAGAGACAATATTTAGCAAACGATAGTTGTATAAGTGCAGTTCTCCCACGCGATCCCCTTTCCGCAGCCATTTTTCTCCGACCCGCACATCCGGCCCATTGTACGGTTTAACAATGACACGAAACAGGTTGTCGCCCTGATAATCGGCAAAATCGAACCGCCGGCAGTTGCGGTATACCACATCCACCGCCCGCCAGCCGGCCAGCAGCCATCTGTTCATGGCGCTCCTCCCT carries:
- a CDS encoding YkoP family protein; the encoded protein is MNRWLLAGWRAVDVVYRNCRRFDFADYQGDNLFRVIVKPYNGPDVRVGEKWLRKGDRVGELHLYNYRLLNIVSVMTSEVQMGLVALREVRKSLPLLADFLKRSPQGRAIEALVGITILHRGAASLGFSVFDLEDSWYKRVKTFYMRLMLRICHPIGYRRYAEKGEHPSPKRVVMMRDTFFRKYGQKPAGVTN